A DNA window from Limanda limanda chromosome 6, fLimLim1.1, whole genome shotgun sequence contains the following coding sequences:
- the ift80 gene encoding intraflagellar transport protein 80 homolog produces the protein MLRTTLASQASPVYSVAWGPDSDRILYTSGRHLIIKPLQPSAKVQQWKAHDGVILKVDWNSVNDLILSGGEDCKYKVWDSFGRLLYSSSAHDYPITSLSWAPDGEVFAVGSFNTLRLCDKTGWSYALEKPNTGSVMNVSWSADGTQLAGACGNGHVIFAHVVEQHWEWKNFVVTLTKRRSMQVRDVTNDAVDILEFRDRVIKASLACGHLVVATSLQCYVYNSRNWNTPLIFDLKEGTVSLILQAEKHFLLVDGAGLYVFSYEGRLISSPKFPGMRADILNAQGVSLSNDTIATRDQSDEKVVFLFDALSGKPLDDGKPLTHKLEVVEIALNQCGPSAERKIAFIDKNRDLYLTSVRHLGREPKICKIGSMVHSMAWNDTASLLCGIQDKQLTVWYYPSVVFTDKELLPKTLHTKDCSEFSGAPHILNYVGTKVTLRQGDGSLVYSIVPPYPALLHEYSASSRWEDALRLCRFAKDQCLWACLAGMSMANRELTTAELAYAAIGELPRVQYIKFIKTQPSKESSLAHMLLFSGLIQEAEATLLQAGLVYQAIQVNINLFNWERALELAVKHKTHVDTVLAYREKFLQTFGTKETNKRFLQYAGGVEVNWEKIQAKIEMELSKEREKAANASVRSSVAARR, from the exons tGGAAAGCTCATGATGGGGTTATCCTGAAGGTGGATTGGAATTCAGTCAATGATCTGATACTGTCAGGTGGAGAAGACTGTAAATATAAG GTATGGGACAGCTTTGGCCGTCTGCTTTACTCCTCGTCAGCTCATGACTACCCGATCACCTCCCTGTCCTGGGCTCCAGATGGAGAGGTGTTTGCCGTGGGCTCCTTCAACACCCTGCGGCTCTGTGACAAGACCGGA TGGTCCTATGCGTTGGAGAAGCCCAACACGGGCAGTGTGATGAACGTGTCCTGGTCTGCAGACGGCACCCAGCTGGCCGGGGCCTGTGGCAATGGGCATGTAATCTTTGCCCATGTGGTGGAGCAGCACTGGGAGTGGAAGAACTTTGTGGTCACTCTTACAAAGAGGAGATCCATGCAG GTGAGGGACGTGACGAACGATGCGGTGGACATATTGGAATTCAGAGATCGAGTCATCAAAGCCTCGCTGGCATGCGGTCACCTGGTGGTCGCCACCTCCCTCCAGTGCTATGTTTACAA CTCGAGAAACTGGAACACCCCCCTCATCTTTGACCTTAAGGAGGGAACAGTGAGCCTCATCCTGCAAGCCGAGAA ACACTTCCTGCTTGTGGATGGAGCAGGGTTGTACGTGTTCTCCTATGAAGGTCGACTCATATCTTCCCCTAAGTTCCCTGGTATGAGAGCTGACATCCTAAACGCCCAGGGTGTCTCGCTGAGTAACGACACTATTGCCACCCGGGACCAGAGTGATGAAAAAG TCGTCTTTCTCTTCGATGCGCTGAGTGGGAAACCCCTCGACGATGGGAAGCCCTTGACCCACAAG ctggaggtggtggagatcGCTCTGAACCAGTGTGGCCCATCCGCCGAGAGGAAGATCGCCTTCATAGACAAGAACCGTGACCTTTACTTGACTTCTGTGCGTCATCTTGGACGAGAGCCCAAAATCTGCAAAATTG GCAGCATGGTGCACAGTATGGCATGGAATGACACTGCTAGCCTCCTGTGTGGAATCCAGGACAAGCAGTTAACGGTGTGGTACTACCCGAGTGTTGTCTTCACTGACAAGGAGCTGCTGCCAAAAACACTGCACACAAAGGACTGCAG TGAGTTCAGCGGAGCTCCCCACATTCTGAACTACGTTGGCACCAAGGTGACGTTACGCCAGGGAGACGGTTCACTGGTGTACAGCATCGTGCCTCCCTACCCGGCCCTGCTTCACGAGTACAGCGCCTCTTCACGCTGGGAGGACGCACTGCGCCTCTGCCGCTTTGCCAAG GACCAATGTCTGTGGGCGTGTCTGGCCGGTATGTCAATGGCCAACAGGGAGCTGACCACAGCGGAGTTGGCCTACGCTGCCATTGGAGAG CTCCCAAGAGTGCAGTACATCAAATTCATAAAGACGCAGCCGTCGAAGGAGTCGTCCTTGGCCCACATGCTGCTGTTCAGTGGTCTTATCCAGGAGGCCGAGGCCACTCTGCTACAAGCAGGACTCGTCTACCAGGCCATACAAGTCAACATTAACCTTTTCAACTGGGAGAG GGCCCTGGAGTTGGCTGTCAAACACAAGACCCATGTGGACACTGTTCTGGCCTATAGGGAGAAGTTCCTGCAGACCTTTGGCACGAAGGAGACCAATAAGAGATTCCTGCAGTACGCTGGAGGG GTTGAGGTGAACTGGGAGAAAATCCAGGCGAAGATCGAGATGGAGTTGTCCAAAGAAAGGGAGAAAGCTGCGAACGCCTCTGTGAGGAGCAGCGTGGCAGCACGACGTtaa